From a single Cydia pomonella isolate Wapato2018A unplaced genomic scaffold, ilCydPomo1 PGA_scaffold_207, whole genome shotgun sequence genomic region:
- the LOC133533841 gene encoding attacin-like: MFSVHLFALALLATAQARYIALQDLKIQPYVIDVANLAQDDFEDALSEHAFESLHPGYLNRVRRQLGSVSTNPDGSANLNLKVPIARGESNVLSAIGSASGIQSANAFRAAGVKPGPGYTAAGGGLALDNINGHGLSVTGQHIPSLGNQATAAGRLGLINTPDHKLGANAFITRTMPNIPNLPNFNTHGGSLDYTFKDKIGGSLGMAHTDLFKKTDYSAMGNLNLFRNPSSSLDLNAGWTKSQSPIPAFNHNWAPQGGLTFTKYF, encoded by the exons ATGTTTTCTGTTCATCTCTTTGCGCTGGCGCTTTTAGCCACAGCTCAAGCTCGTTATATCGCTTTACAGgatttaaaaatacaaccttACGTAATAGACGTAGCGAACCTCGCACAAGACGACTTTGAAGACGCGTTATCAGAGCATGCTTTTGAATCTCTGCATCCGGGTTATCTAAACCGGGTCAGGCGTCAGCTTGGCAGCGTGAGCACCAATCCAGATGGAAGTGCGAATTTGAACCTAAAAGTTCCCATCGCACGGGGTGAGAGCAACGTACTGAGTGCTATTGGATCGGCTTCGGGGATACAGTCTGCAAATGCCTTCAGAGCAGCTGGAGTGAAGCCCGGTCCAGGGTATACCGCTGCTGGTGGCGGACTGGCTCTCgataatat cAACGGCCACGGACTAAGTGTGACCGGCCAGCACATCCCTAGTCTCGGCAACCAGGCGACGGCGGCGGGGCGGCTGGGGCTCATCAACACACCCGACCACAAGCTGGGCGCCAACGCCTTCATAACCAGAACTATGCCCAACATCCCCAACCTCCCCAACTTCAACACTCATGGTGGCAGCTTGGACTATACTTTCAA GGATAAAATCGGTGGTTCCCTGGGCATGGCGCACACTGACCTGTTCAAGAAGACCGACTACTCGGCCATGGGCAACCTGAACCTGTTCCGAAACCCCTCGTCCTCGCTCGACCTCAACGCCGGCTGGACCAAGTCGCAGTCACCCATCCCCGCCTTCAATCACAACTGGGCTCCGCAGGGCGGTCTGACGTTTACgaagtatttttaa
- the LOC133533832 gene encoding defense protein 3-like has translation MGKVHESEYTTELYSTTHGSDYLEVTTDDNDFDLNFEDFMNDDADDKRRKRQIPVEEMKVNIEIIEANYDYVFDFDITTDFFIKDLVNETKLTTIEPNTFQINTINDDCIKEIEDISEENLARALKDVNRLSVRDRVKPGPGYTAAGGGLALDNINGHGLSVTGQHIPSLGNQATAAGRLGLINTPDHKLGANAFITRTMPNIPNLPNFNTHGGSLDYTFKDKIGGSLGMAHTDLFKKTDYSAMGNLNLFRNPSSSLDLNAGWTKSQSPIPAFNHNWAPQGGLTFTKYF, from the exons ATGGGTAAAG TTCACGAAAGTGAATACACTACAGAATTATATTCAACAACACATGGAAGTGATTACTTAGAAGTAACAACAGATGATAATGATtttgatttaaactttgaaGATTTTATGAATGACGACGCAGATGACAAAAGGAGAAAAAGACAAATACCTGTGGAGGAAATGAAAGTTAATATTGAAATTATCGAAGCTAATTACGATTACGTTTTCGACTTCGACATAACtactgatttttttattaaagatttAGTTAATGAAACCAAATTGACTACGATTGAACCGAATACTTTTCAAATCAATACGATAAACGACGATTGTATCAAAGAAATTGAAGACATATCAGAAGAAAACTTGGCCAGGGCACTAAAGGatgtaa ACAGATTATCTGTCAGAGACAGAGTGAAGCCCGGTCCAGGGTATACCGCTGCTGGTGGCGGACTGGCTCTCgataatat cAACGGCCACGGACTAAGTGTGACCGGCCAGCACATCCCTAGTCTCGGCAACCAGGCGACGGCGGCGGGGCGGCTGGGGCTCATCAACACACCCGACCACAAGCTGGGCGCCAACGCCTTCATAACCAGAACTATGCCCAACATCCCCAACCTCCCCAACTTCAACACTCATGGTGGCAGCTTGGACTATACTTTCAA GGATAAAATCGGTGGTTCCCTGGGCATGGCGCACACTGACCTGTTCAAGAAGACCGACTACTCGGCCATGGGCAACCTGAACCTGTTCCGAAACCCCTCGTCCTCGCTCGACCTCAACGCCGGCTGGACCAAGTCGCAGTCACCCATCCCCGCCTTCAATCACAACTGGGCTCCGCAGGGCGGTCTGACGTTTACgaagtatttttaa